Below is a genomic region from Triticum dicoccoides isolate Atlit2015 ecotype Zavitan chromosome 5A, WEW_v2.0, whole genome shotgun sequence.
GGCGACGACTCATttcttccaaggtttggagtcagaGATTAGCCATGGTAATCTGCTTGAGTTCACAGTGCCCATGTTTGGCAAGGCAGTTGGTTATGGTAGAGATACCGCCACCCGAATGGAACAAATGCGCTTCCACAGTGAAGCACTGAGGGCATCCAGGTTAAGGAGCCATGTTTCTCTAATGCTTCAAGAAGTGGAGGTGCGCCTTtttactgtgtgtgtgtgtgtgtgtgtgtgtgtgtgtgtgtgatggacgGGTGGTGTATTAATTGACTCATGTATATGCACAGGATTTCTTTGCAAAGTGGGGAGAGGAAGGCGTAGTTGATCTAAAGCTTGAGTTCGAGCAGCTACTTATGTTGATATCAGGCCGATGTTTGCTTGGAAAAGAGGTCCGGGAGAATATGTTTGATGAAGTCTACACACTTTTTCGCGAGATCGAAAAGGGTGTGACCTTGATCAGCTTCTTGTTCCCATATCTCCCAACTCCAGCAAACCGGCAGCGTGATAGGGCACGTATAAGGCTAACAGAGATCCTCTCTAATGTTGTCGAGTCCCGTAAGAGCTCCGGGCGAGTGGAGGAGGACACGCTGCAGAAACTGATTGACTCCAAGTACAAAGATGGTCGCCCTACAACAGTAGAAGAGGTAGCCGGGTTGATCATTGGCTTGCTGTTTGCTGGAAAACACACCAGCTCTCATACTAGTACTTGGACTGGAGCTTGTCTTCTCAGCCATCCAGCCTTCTTAAGAGCTGCCATTGAGGAGCAACATCAAGTCGCCAAGAAATACAAGGACGGACCAGAATACAATGCCTTCTTAGAGATGGATACGCTGCATAATTGCATCAAGGAGGCGCTGCGGAAGAACCCTGCAACACCACTGCTGGTTCGCAGGGTCCATAAGCGCTTCACGGTGCAGACGAAAGAAGGCCAACAATATGACATCCCGCAGGACTACATCGTAGCAACTCCTACTATAGTAAACAATTATATCCCTTACATTTATACGGACCCTCAGGAGTATGATCCAAATCGGTTTGGCCCAGAAAGAAGAGAGGACAAAGTGGGTGGCAAGTTCTCTTACACATCATTTGGTGGTGGAAGGCACGTTTGCACTGGAGAGGCTTATGCTTACATGCAACTCAAAGTGATATGGAGCCATTTGCTGAGGAACTTTGATCTCGAATTGGTCTCTCCCTTCCCTAACACAGACTGGAGCAAGTTCTTGCCAGATCCACAGGGAAAATTACTCGTGAGATATACGAGAAATGGAATTTAATTTGCAGTCGCTTAACTATATGATCTACTTCTACTTGTATTCATGCAATCAATATGTACTGTATGCATATGTCTTTTGATATGTGTAACACACAAAAAAGTATGTTAGTATTTGTATGACACATACTTGTATTGGGAGACAATGATGTTACGTTCAGTAGCGGACTAGGGTTTGAGTATGGTCAATACCCACAACTATGTCCATAATAAATAAATATATTGTCTTTGTTGCTTTCAATGTCTTTCCTCTTTTTTATCCTTTCACTTCTCCTTTGTTCATTCGAAAAAATTCGTGGTAGGCACACTATCTTACGCTGATATTTCTTGCAATCTTGCACTGATATTGACAATGACGGAACGAGAGcgcggaggggaggggaggggtggtCACTCGTCAGTGGTGACTCCGATGAATAGTCTATTTTCACTTGGAAAACTTATNNNNNNNNNNNNNNNNNNNNNNNNNNNNNNNNNNNNNNNNNNNNNNNNNNNNNNNNNNNNNNNNNNNNNNNNNNNNNNNNNNNNNNNNNNNNNNNNNNNNNNNNNNNNNNNNNNNNNNNNNNNNNNNNNNNNNNNNNNNNNNNNNNNNNNNNNNNNNNNNNNNNNNNNNNNNNNNNNNNNNNNNNNNNNNNNNNNNNNNNNNNNNNNNNNNNNNNNNNNNNNNNNNNNNNNNNNNNNNNNNNNNNNNNNNNNNNNNNNNNNNNNNNNNNNNNNNNNNNNNNNNNNNNNNNNNNNNNNNNNNNNNNNNNNNNNNNNNNNNNNNNNNNNNNNNNNNNNNNNNNNNNNNNNNNNNNNNNNNNNNNNNNNNNNNNNNNNNNNNNNNNNNNNNNNNNNNNNNNNNNNNNNNNNNNNNNNNNNNNNNNNNNNNNNNNNNNNNNNNNNNNNNNNNNNNNNNNNNNNNNNNNNNNNNNNNNNNNNNNNNNNNNNNNNNNNNNNNNNNNNNNNNNNNNNNNNNNNNNNNNNNNNNNNNNNNNNNNNNNNNNNNNNNNNNNNNNNNNNNNNNNNNNNNNNNNNNNNNNNNNNNNNNNNNNNNNNNNNNNNNNNNNNNNNNNNNNNNNNNNNNNNNNNNNNNNNNNNNNNNNNNNNNNNNNNNNNNNNNNNNNNNNNNNNNNNNNNNNNNNNNNNNNNNNNNNNNNNNNNNNNNNNNNNNNNNNNNNNNNNNNNNNNNNNNNNNNNNNNNNNNNNNNNNNNNNNNNNNNNNNNNNNNNNNNNNNNNNNNNNNNNNNNNNNNNNNNNNNNNNNNNNNNNNNNNNNNNNNNNNNNNNNNNNNNNNNNNNNNNNNNNNNNNNNNNNNNNNNNNNNNNNNNNNNNNNNNNNNNNNNNNNNNNNNNNNNNNNNNNNNNNNNNNNNNNNNNNNNNNTTACGATCAAGTTAACATATCCAACACCTCGCACTTGGACCATTAATTTATGGTAACTGACGATCGTCGCATCGTAAAAGAGCCCAACAGTTAATTGCTACCATCAGTAAATTGGGCCTGCAGTAGTAGTAATGATATTACCATCTAGTAATTTGCATGCACTCCATTTTTTTCCTACTGTGAGCATGTAGTAATACATTTTGACATGTCCACACTAGGTTTACTACATATCTCACTGCCCATCTGTTTGCTTTACGATCCACTACAAGAGAAATTACTACTGCCAGTTTGTGAGCATNNNNNNNNNNATAATTTCTTAGTGTCCCAATCATGCACACAATGGCAACCATGTACGTCAACCCAAGGTTAAACTTGAACTGATTCTTAAATCTTAATTTTTTTTTGCGAAAGATTCTTAAATCTTAATTACAATACTCCCCCGTCCGTAAATATTTGCCGGACAAATGGATAAAAATTGATGtatttaaaactaaaatacgtctagatacattcattccttcgacaaatattttcggacggagggagtactaaatttgGGTAGTACATTCATCATTCTCATACGACTGAGTAGATTCCTTTCTCACGTAGCAGCCCAGGTGTGCACTAAAAACATCTTCCCAACCATCAGAAATAAGACCTGCATGTCTTTCTTTTTGTTTACTTATACAATTGTCTACTCTTAGTCCACAAAAGAGTAGCATGAGTGCATGCCAGTCTAAGCTAAAACTTGAAACGAATCATAGATACACGCAATTTCCTTGCTCGTGACGTGACAAGCAGAGTAGAAAATTGTCCCCAGTTAGcagtatcattaaatttgcatggtaGAATGGTCATGTTTGTCGCATAGTAATATACTAGCGTGGATTGGTATCTACGTAGCAGCTCAATTGATATCTCCCGAACCACCACAAATACGACTTGCATGCATTTCTTTTGTTTAtttatattatactccctccgtccgagagTATAGTGTATACTAGATTTTTTTTTTCAAGGTCAAACCTTAccaactttgatcaagtttatatagaAAATTATCAACATCTAGAATACGAAAACAATACCATTATATTCATCATGAAATACTTTTTTATATGGTATATATTCTTTTATTGTAGATGTAGATGATTTTTTCAGcaaacttgatcaaagtttacGAAGCTTGATTTTTATGAAAACCAATGTTCACTATACTATGGGACGAATGGAGTACAATTAAAAAATGTAGGCCAACAAATGTCACATGCAATGAAGCATACTTTTGTCTATTTTTAGTCCACAAAAGagtagcatgcatgcatgcatgtcagtCTAAGCTAAAACTCGAAACCATTCTTAGATACGTGTAGCTTTCTCGCTCATGACGTGCCTAGTAGAGTAGACTAGAAAATTATGCCCAATTCTATTATTATTGAATTTGCacagttttacctatatatatatatatatatatagtttgcaTTAAAATATTTAATTAAAAtggtttatatttagaaacggagggagtagattgcaCTCCACAGAGCAGCCTAGCTGTGCACTGAAAATGATCGCATGCTGAGCTCCTCCAACTGTGCAAAAAAGCCCTTCAGGATCTGATATTTACGCAAAAGTCCAGAATTTCGGCCGCTGCCGTTGgatctcaaatccaagggctctcggGATCCCGTATTATTTGAGCACGGGACGCCTCGTATCATCTGATACTTTCCACACTGGAGGCATCTTCCCAACCACCACGAATATGACTTGCTTGCttgcctttcttttatttatttatataatTAAATAAAGTTAGGTCAATAAACATCACACACAATGAAACATACGTTTGTCTACTCCTAGTCCACAAAAGTGTTGCATGCATTTACACAGTAGGAGCATGTCCTACTGTTTTCAGGGTAAAAAAGAAGATTTGCATGCATGCAATACCGGTCTGAGCTAAAACttgaaatgagtctagatacaagtAGTTTTCGTGCTGGTGACATGCCTAGCAGAGTAGAAAGTTGTGCCCGCCTAGCACTACTATTAATTTTGCGTGGTAGAATGGTCATGTTTGTCATATAATACACGTATTGAGCAGGTTGCTTTCCACCTAGCAGACTAGGCGTGCACTGAAAGTATCCTCCCAACCACCACAAATACGACTTGCATCCCTTTCTTTTGTTTATTTAAACAATTAATAAAGGTAGGTCAACAAACGGCACATGCAATGAAACCGACTTCCTTCTAGTCCTAGTCCACAAAAGAGTAGCACATATTCATGATAGTCTAAGCTAAAACTTGAACCAAATCTTAGATCTGCACAGTTTCCTCGCTCGTGATGTGACTGCTAGAGTAGAAAATTATGCCCAGTTATAGCGGCCCATAAATGTGACCTAATGGCCAAAGTATTTCGTTATTTAGACAATTCAAGGATAGCTATTCTTTCAAAGGTCTTAACCGACCTTGTACCTTCGACATATTGGTTTAGAGGACCAACCGACCAGGTAGTCATCTCCTCTTGGCGGGATTACCTTCACGTGCTACCATAACCTTGTAATTTCCAACCTTAATTGGTTGTCTTTTTTTCAAATATCAAATACCACAGATGTTTGGATCCAGGATATGGTTACTGAAGGGACGAATGGTTATGAAGATCATGCCTTACTATAGCGCTTTAGCATCAAAAGTCACTTGCATGGTTACACCCAGAGAGTTTTGGGAACCGTCTATCGTGAAGTTGTCTCAAATGATAGTAGTTGATGGATGACAGACAACAATACTATATTTTCCTATTTCTGTACGACAAAACACTAGCTGAGTAATATCATGAATTTGTTTAAATGTCCCTTCTCTACTAGAGAACGTAGCCAATTAGACACCTTTTGGCTAGTTAATGTTTGTACTTATACCATGTCGTGTGATGAATTTTTAGACTAGTAGCATGCTAGTGGTTGTTTGCAATATCATGAAAAGTATATGTTAGCAGTGACATGGATTAGACTCACTAGTAAAAAAATGCCCATTTGTCCTGGTTCCAGAGGCCCATTTGTcctggttccggaaccgggactaaaggatcggtactaaagcccaatacctttagtcccggttcgcctacgaaccgggacagatggggctccacgtggccgctgcaacttgcccaggcaggagggccttttgtcccggttggtagcaccaaacgGGACCAAAAGGCATTCACGCGTCAACAGTTtaggggctggggtttttgtttttttttataaGGGGGGAGGGAGTTTGGGGttttggggttttgtagggttaatttaggggtttcatatattgtgttagctagctaatagagagaagtgtcctctcttatctccgtgcttggtcgacgctacgtactatacgtatagagaggactcaacatgctagctagtaagcaaatgaaggaaaccattaagtacagaagatcgtcatggacATATACACAGAGAAGTGATCGGCCTCTCCTTTTCCGAGAGATTGGTccgacaacaagttttcgtatatctatccgacgctactggctacatatatacaatataagatctcttacaatcccctaacatctgaactcaacttccacatggtattctccggctttattgatgacgtggtcaagaaagaatcccaccaatttctcttgaatggctcgtatgtgatcttgtggtaggagttcattccgcatttgccacatctaatttgaagaagggggccaatacatatatatgaatggaactcaacacaaatgatgataataaaataaaattatgaatattattgcttacgcacttcatattgttttttagagtagccccgcttattcttGGTCGTCGTGTTGTAGAtaaactcgcaaacgtagtatccacagtaatcattcccaGGTTCCTGCCAcatgcactttacgagaaatagaggtcaatcaaattgaTAATCAAGCATTATAAAtgttattgatgaaactagctagaatcaatgggagatgcgcggaactagctagtagtacttactttggggtgtgtaaatcgcagctcccCCTGCAGTCccagagcttgtgcggtgaactctTTCAAAACcccgccagacaaagaaaacaattacttgatatcaggaaatgaacaaagttgccgatatggtgcgataatgatcgattgaacttatttctcgagcattttagtcatggccgCATACTCCTCAGGattttttcgtctcgagtctaagacgtttactagtccctgctcaagcttaatctctaggagaataaagtggaagctgcgcacgcatgcataactcatcaattacattactataacctcgagtaacaagggaaaccgaatatgcacaagacagtaagagtatctccagccgttggcccccaggaggggctaaaaatcgccccctgggggcgcaccggtgctaaaccgcgcactgggggcgtgatgccccccagtcgcggtgCCCACGTTATTTTTGAAAAAGTCAAATACAGGGCAAACAAGGCTCAAATTTAATGCAAACATCGCCGAGctcgttcaaatttaaacatattttacaaaaaaagaaaaaaattagtaCGGGCTGCCCCCGCCGTCTCCATCGCTGCACCTCGCCGTCTAcctcgccgctccccgccgcccgccgcccgcctttgcagttctacatgccgaggaggcggtagaaGCACGTGTAGTCGCCGTCtccaccgccgtcgtcgtcgtcgtccccgcctccgccgccgccgtccctacTGCATCCCTCcctcggttggcgcggcgggttggacggtccggaggcgtcgtcgttgtcgtcgctgtcgaggaagaCGATgctgtgctcgtcctcgcgcccacactTGAGGGCGGCAATCTCCTCCAGGGccaggctatctcctcgtactccaccgcagggcgtcctcgtcggagaagccgcgccgggctatctcctcgtactccgcggggaggccgggcttcggcttgggctcgacgaggacgaagcagCCGGTGGGNNNNNNNNNNNNNNNNNNNNNNNNNNNNNNNNNNNNNNNNNNNNNNNNNNNNNNNNNNNNNNNNNNNNNNNNNNNNNNNNNNNNNNNNNNNNNNNNNNNNNNNNNNNNNNNNNNNNNNNNNNNNNNNNNNNNNNNNNNNNNNNNNNNNNNNNNNNNNNNNNNNNNNNNNNNNNNNNNNNNNNNNNNNNNNNNNNNNNNNNNNNNNNNNNNNNNNNNNNNNNNNNNNNNNNNNNNNNNNNNNNNNNNNNNNNNNNNNNNNNNNNNNNNNNNNNNNNNNNNNNNNNNNNNNNNNNNNNNNNNNNNNNNNNNNNNNNNNNNNNNNNNNNNNNNNNNNNNNNNcgcgcgctgacaggcgtgtcctggggctccggcttgacggggcggaggcagggagagcccgacgagcggccggacgaggaggaggacgccccgggcCGCTCCATGCGCCTCGGCGCCCAGGAGCTTTCACGGCGGCGTGAGAAGGATGGGGGAgcagggtactcgaggcgcggcgtgttgccgccctcgatgtacttgaggacggcctccaacgtgcagccgggcacgccccaccaccggcgACGGCCCTCGGAGTTGAGCGGCCCGGAGGGCACGACgctgttggtggcctcgagctgctcggcgtgacggcggcggaagtagggctcgCAGAGCGGGCTGTCGAGGACGTACCGTGgcctctccctcgccgcccgcggcagggacgcgcggatacgtgcgatctccgcacgccgtgccgtcccggtgggtggtggtggcaccggcacgccgccggcgctgatcctcctaGCCCCGGGCACCTGCATGTCCGGCGGGactgggtactcggcctcgaaaaggaggcgagcctcgtcctcatgaagatggcggcgcccgaagccgttcgccgccgcgccgtcgcctggaaaGCGCTCGGCCATTCTTCTCAACCAGAGACGGCGAGaagaggaagggggggggggcagaaATGGGCGCGTCGGCATGGAGTATCTGTGCGTGTCTCCGGCGCACTGGCggtcggcttatataggcggaggcgccgcCTGGTAGGCTTCGCCGGCACGTTACGCGTGGCGTGATGGCGTGGCGGCCGAGGGGACGCGCGTTGCccggccttcactgcgccgcccatgaggcatcaatggaggctgactggcgcggcagcgcgcgcagctttggcattgattcgccacgggaaacgaggcgatgaggacgacgaagcggcgagaagagAGTTGAGtcactgacgcggctggcccgcggctcttcgcgccaaaaacgattcgcccggcgcccccgagcgacccccagcgccgggttcgggttgggtccgccggcgccaatttcggcccgagccggcgaaaactgggcccttgggggcgcgactgggccgattttttggcgccggcggccgAAAAATCACCTGGGTGGCcttcttgggggcgcggctggagatgctctaacactcacttgaagttgtaaggaaagagtattttatcttttttttgattttgaagcaacgaccgtagcaagttggcctcgattTCTTTGGCTTGCTATTTAACCGtccattcatctatgagatttgtgttaatgaaccaaaTATCCTAGATTTTTGCTTTTCTGCATTTGATGATCTTCAATTTGCAtaatatagtaaggataattatatatacatgcaatgaaagagttgtgctatatatagagacttaattaaagaagcagtacttacagacagtagcaagtgatgattaTTTTATCGAGggtcttttgattgaaaaactggaagaactcctcaaatggaacagacaacagatcaattccaacgaggtcgtgctcctttttaactctcagcgtcaaaatatcCTTCCCAGACTcgttgcaggtttccatgtaccactcatggaatcttcgcatcatcgttgttagaggaggatgaccaggtttgacgagaggcttcccgtgccgGTATTagaattcgtccacctccattgtatcaaaatgtgcatcgtcgggcaggtaatctgcaggattggtaccgggcaccaACCCCGGattattagcgacgatatcgctagacaccttgagcggggggcacgattggttcgcttgtttacCAAGCCGGGGATTTTTTCCACTTCTTTGTTCTGCTAACCTTCAatcactgcaagtacttcccgaccgctccgcttcctgATATG
It encodes:
- the LOC119298738 gene encoding obtusifoliol 14-alpha demethylase-like, which codes for MDLTSLTTMWWAIALLFITVLATKITRARITNIDPQRTTGQLPPMVNGLALLGLLPTLLKKGLPPMFNYLYVNYGSVFTVSCFGVIKVTLLIGPEATTHFFQGLESEISHGNLLEFTVPMFGKAVGYGRDTATRMEQMRFHSEALRASRLRSHVSLMLQEVEDFFAKWGEEGVVDLKLEFEQLLMLISGRCLLGKEVRENMFDEVYTLFREIEKGVTLISFLFPYLPTPANRQRDRARIRLTEILSNVVESRKSSGRVEEDTLQKLIDSKYKDGRPTTVEEVAGLIIGLLFAGKHTSSHTSTWTGACLLSHPAFLRAAIEEQHQVAKKYKDGPEYNAFLEMDTLHNCIKEALRKNPATPLLVRRVHKRFTVQTKEGQQYDIPQDYIVATPTIVNNYIPYIYTDPQEYDPNRFGPERREDKVGGKFSYTSFGGGRHVCTGEAYAYMQLKVIWSHLLRNFDLELVSPFPNTDWSKFLPDPQGKLLVRYTRNGI